TATGGTAGTAAAAGTTAATCGCAATGAAGGTAAATATTGTGAAAGAAAGTTTATTAAAACCAAATAAAAAATTTACTCTACTTAGTGCGTTTATCACTCTTCTAAATGATCGTTTAAGTGAAAGTATACTGTTACCCATATTACCCTCTTTTGTTTTACTTTTTGACTCTAAAGCAAGTACATATGGTTTATTATCATGCACTTACCAATTAGCTCAATTTACAGCTTCTCCTTTTATAGGACTTATGAGTGATAGATATGGAAGAAGACCTGTCACTCTTTTTTGTATTACTGGTTCAGTAATAGGAATATCAATATTATCTTTTACAGTTCTTTTTAATTGGTCAAATTCAATAGCCACTATCCCGTTATTTTTATTATTTTTAGCGAGACTTATTGACGGTTTAAGTGGAGGGACTGCAGCTACTGCAACAACAATTCTTGCAGATATTTCAAGCCCTGAAAAAAGAGCAAAAACATTTGGTCTTATTGGTGTAGCTTTTGGCTTAAGTTTTTTCTTAGGTAATATTTTTGTTGTAATTTTTGCAAGAAATACAAATAATAATTTTATTATTCCAGTTTTGATAGCCTCAATTATCCCAATAATAAATTTTCTTCTTGTATTTTTTTACTTACCAGAAACCAAGCCTAATAGTGAAATAAATAAATCAACAACTGCTTTAAAAAACCCTTTAAAAGCTCTATTTACAGTTTTCAAAGAAGAAAAGATTAAAAAATTATCATTAGCTTTCTTTATTTACTTTATTGCTTTTACTGGATTGACAAATATCCTTATATTTTTCCTCCAAGAATCTTTAAACTGGACGACCAAAGCATCAAGCGGAACTCTTGTTGTAGTAGGAATCATTGCGATTATCGTTCAGGGAGGATTAATTGGGCCTCTGGTAAAGCAATTTGGCGAAATGCGATTAACACTTATCGGATCAGGCTTTATTCTTGTGGCGTGTGCTCTTTTAATAACTGCTCCAAAAGAAAATGCGACAATTAATATTTATTCAGCTGTTTCATTTTTAGCTGTTGGGGCAGGATTAATTACGCCCACGTTAAGAGCACTAATATCAAAGAAATTAGACGTTGATAAACAAGGCTCAATTCTAAGTAACCTTCAAGGTCTGCAGAGTCTTGGAGGAGTTTTAGGAATTGCAATGGCAGGGAGGGTTTATGATAGTTTTGGTCCTAAATCACCTTTTATAGCTGGTTCCATTATCTTACTTTTCATGATATACCTTATTGCAGAGGGTAAAAACAATAATTCTTTTAGCAATCAAAATTCAAAAGTATCTTAATGAAAAGCCAGGTTGATGTTTTTATTAATAGAGAATTAAGTTGGATTGAATTCAATAAAAGAGTACTCCTAACTGGTATGGAAAAGGAGTACAAAATCCTAGATAAAGTAAAATTTTGTTCAATTTTTAGTAATAATCTTGATGAATTTTTCATGGTAAGGGTAGCTTCGTTAAAGGCTCAAGTTGAAGCAGAAATTACTAAAAAAAGTATTGACGGACTTACCCCTAAAGAGCAATTAAAAAAAATCAATAATGAAATAAAAAAGTTAACTATCCTCCAAGAAAACTATGTAAATAATGAATTAAAAAATGAATTAAAAGAAAAAGGTGTAATTTTAAAAAAATATAAGGACCTAAGTGAAAATCAAAGAAATTGGTGTAATAACTTCTTTACAACATCTATTTTCCCTTTATTAACTCCATTAGTTGTTGATCCGGCACATCCATTTCCTTTTATAAGTAATTTAAGTCTAAATTTAGCAGCTTTAATAAAAGATGAGGAGGATTCTAAAAATCAGTTTGTCAGAGTAAAAATACCAACAAAAAATATACCTCGATTTATACGAATTCCCAATGAAATTACTCAACTTAGTGATGAAAGTTTTTACTATTTCATAAGTGTTGAAGATTTAATTGGGAATAATATAAATACTTTATTTAACGGAATGGAATGTATAAATTACTCTTTTTTTAGAGTGACAAGAGATGCAGATTTAGAATTAAAAGAACTTGAAGCGGATGATCTACTTTTAGCTGTTGAACAAAGTTTGCAAAAAAGAAGATTAGGTGGAGACGTAGTTAGATTAGAAGTGGAGTCAGATATGCCAGAAAATATTCTAAAGTTACTTATTGAAAGTATCTCAATACAGAAAGAATATATATACTTTTGCAAAAGTTTATTAGGCCTAGACGATTTAAATCAGCTTACAAAAATTGATAGAGATGATTTAAAAGAAAATCTACTAATTGGAAAAACTCACCCAGAATTAAAACATTTAGATTTGCCTTCAAACAAAAACCTTAATTCTATTTTCAAGATACTTAGAAAAAAAAATATTCTGCTTCATCATCCCTATGACTTATTTAAAACTTCAGTTGAAGAATTTATAAACAAAGCAGCTGATGATCCACTTGTAATGGCTATAAAAATTACTTTATATCGAGTTTCCCAAGATTCCCCTATCATTGCAGCTTTAATGAGAGCTGCAGAGAATGGGAAAGAAGTAATGACTCTTGTTGAACTAAAAGCAAGATTTGATGAAGACAATAATATTCAATGGGCAAAACAACTTGAACAAGCTGGAATTCATGTTGTATATGGAATCATCGGATTTAAAACACATACAAAAATTGCCTTAATAGTAAGAAAAGAGAAAGGACGATTAAGGAATTATTTCCATATTGGAACAGGAAATTATAATTCTAATACTTCAAAGTTTTATACAGATTTAGGATTACTTTCAACGGATCCTGATATTGCATCTGATTTACTTGAGCTATTTAACTACTTATCTGGTTTTTCTAAACAAAAAAGTTATCAAAAGTTATTAGTTTCCCCCTCATCGATGAGAGAGAAATTTATATTTCTGATAAAGAGAGAAATTAAAAATGCAGAGGAAGGCAAAAAAGCCGAAATAGTAGCAAAAATGAACTCTTTAGTAGACCCAGAAATAATTAAACTTCTTTATTTAGCTTCAGAATCAGGTGTAAAAATTAGCCTCATCATAAGAGGTATTTGTTGCCTATATCCCCAAAGAAAAAATTTAAGTGAAAATATTAAAGTTATAAGCATTATTGGCCATTTTCTTGAACACTCAAGAATTTTTTGGTTTTGTAATAATGGGGATAATCAGGTTTTTATAGGGAGTGCAGATTGGATGAGAAGAAATCTTGATAGAAGAATAGAAGCTGTTACTCCTATAGAGGATTATGAATTGAAATCTAAAATATACAGGCTTTTGCAAACTTACATTAAAGATAATTACTTTTCTTGGATAATGAAAGATGATGGTTCATATTCGAAAAATGAATTAGATTCATCGCATAATCGTTCGCAAATTGACCTCATAGAAAAATAAAATTTATATTGATTTTTACAACATTTAAAAAAAATACTTAATATTTTAAATTTTTTTTATTTTTTATAAAATCATTTCATATCAATGGATTTCAAGAAATAAGCTTTAAAAAAAAATTTTTTGTCTTTAAAATTTCAACGTAAAAGTAGTTTTTATTTCGATTTCAGTGCTAGCTTTTTAAAAAATCCATTATTTAGGAGGCCAGGGTGATGGGGATCCCTCTGGAATCTGCGAAAAGCTCTTCAGATAATAATTTTGATGAGCCAAGATTACCAAACACTGCGGGCAAGCCTCGCAAATCGAAATCCAGTCTTACGGCAAAACAAAGCCAAAAAAAATCTGGCAGACTCGCTTCAGATTCTATTGGCTATTACTTAAGTAGCATTGGAAGAGTACCTCTATTGACTCCTGCAGAGGAAATAGAGTTAGCCCATCATGTTCAAAACATGAAAAAGTTACTACAAATTCCTGAAACTGATAGAACCCAACGAAATCTTTATCAAATTAAGATTGGCAAAAGAGCAAGAGATAGAATGATGGCAGCTAATCTAAGGCTCGTTGTCTCGGTTGCAAAAAAATACCAAAACCAAGGGCTTGAATTATTAGATCTTGTCCAGGAAGGAGCTATTGGCCTTGAAAGAGCTGTAGATAAATTTGATCCTGCAATGGGATATAAATTCTCAACTTATGCCTACTGGTGGATTAGACAAGGAATGACGAGGGCAATTGATAACAGTGCTAGAACCATCCGTTTGCCTATTCACATAAGTGAAAAACTGTCCAAAATGAGAAGAGTCTCTAGAGAGTTATCGCATAAATTTGGCAGACAACCTACAAGATTGGAAATGGCAATTGAGATGGGAATTGATCAAAAAGATTTAGAAGATTTAATTTCTCAAAGTGCTCCTTGCGCCTCCCTAGATGCACATGCAAGAGGGGAAGAAGACAGAAGTACTCTTGGTGAACTCATACCTGATCCAAACTGTGAAGAGCCTATGGAGGGTATGGATAGAACTATTCAAAAAGAGCATTTAGGAACTTGGCTTTCTCAATTAAATGAAAGAGAGCAAAAAATCATGAAGCTCAGATTTGGGCTAGATGGTGAAGAACCCTTAACACTCGCAGAAATAGGAAGGCAAATTAATGTATCACGAGAAAGAGTAAGGCAACTAGAAGCTAAAGCAATATTAAAGCTGCGAGTAATGACAACTCATCAAAAAGCAGCTTAACCAAATTGATAAAATTTACTGTAATTTTATTATATTTATTTTCAATTTTTTTAATATCAATAGTTTTTAAAAAATATAATGAAGATAGCAGAGAAATCGTCAGAAAAATAATACATATTGGAATAGGACCTTTAATACCAATTGCTCAATTTTTAAAAATTAATCAAAACTCTGCTCTAATTTTTACAGGAATTGTTTCATTAATGGTTTTCATCAATTACAACTATAAATTATTTCCAACAATTGAGGATGTTGAGAGAAAAAGTTATGGGACATTATTTTATTGTCTAAGTTTATTTATTTTGATTTATCTTTTCTGGGATAAGGATCCATATGCACTAATTAGTGGATTTTTCATAATGACTTTTGGTGATGGATTAGCTGGATTAATAGGAAAAAGCTTTAATTCAAAGAGTTGGATTTTTTTTAAACAAAAAAAATCTTTATATGGAACTATAACAATGTTTTTAACAAGTTTGATAGTAGTTTGCTCAATAGGATACTCTCAACAAAATAGTCTAAACTTAAATTATTTTACAATAGCTTTTATTGCAACTTTGCTCGAACAATTTAGTCTTCTAGGAATAGATAATTTCATAGTTCCAATCTCTTCAGCATTATTTTTTAATTTTTTTATAACTAGCTAAGTGAATCGTATAAAATAGCGATTAATTCTTTTGTTGTTTCTATATCTATACATGCATCTGTAATGCTTCTGCCAAACTGGAGATCTTCTTTTTTTAAAAGTTTTTGATTTCCTTCCTCCAAATGACTTTCAAGCATAACTCCTAAAATATTTTTTTCACCATTACTAATTTGAGAAGCTACATTTTTTAGCACTTCCGACTGTTTTCGAAAATCTTTATTGGAATTTCCATGACTACAATCAATCATCACTTTATGGGGAAGATTACACTGCCTCAATTCTGCTGAAATTCTTTGTACATGATCACTTTCGAAATTTGGGCCTTTTGAACCGCCCCTTAAAACTATATGTCCATCTGGATTTCCTGTAGTATTAACTATAGAAGCCATTCCATTTTCATTTACACCTAAGAAGTGATGGGATTTTGAAGCTGACTGCATTGCATTAATTGCAGTAGTAAAAGAACCATCCGTTCCATTTTTAAAACCTATAGGCATTGATAATCCTGATGCCATTTCTCTATGAGTTTGACTTTCTGTAGTCCGTGCACCTATGGCTGTCCAACTTATTAAATCGGCAATATATTGAGGAACAATTGGATCTAGTAATTCTGTAGCAGAAGGTATGTCACGAGTTGCTAAATATGAAAGCAAACTTCTTGCCCTTCTTAAACCAGTATTAATATCATAAGAATCATCTAGATGAGGATCATTTATTAATCCCTTCCAACCAATAGTTGTTCTTGGTTTTTCAAAATATACTCTCATAATTATTTCTAATTTATCTTTATACATTTCTCGGAATTTTTGAATATATTTTGAATATTCCTTTGCCGCCTCAAGATCATGAATTGAACATGGACCTACAATTACTAAAAGCTTCTGATCATTATGATGCAAAATATTTTGTATCGATCTTCTTGTTTTAGATACTGTATTAGCAGAATCGTGATCTAAAGGTATATCATTATGTAATCTGCTTGGAGGTATTAATGGACGTGTTTCAAGAACATGTAAATCTGATGTCTTTTCTAAAGCTGAATTATTTGATGATGTCGTCATTGATTAATTAAGAAGTTTGAATATTTAAAAAAGCATTTATGAATACTCTCCTTTTCAATATTAAAAATAACAATAGATTAGGCATTAAACCTTACTAATGAAGAATTTGGAAACATTGCTAAAAGATTATGCAGATCATGTAGCTGAAAGAACTGCCAAAGGTATACCTCCTTTACCTTTAAATGCTGAACAAACAAATTGTATTACAAAATTATTAGAACAAGATAGTACTTACGATTCATCTTATTTACTTGATTTACTAATAAATAGAGTGCCCCCAGGAGTTGATGAGGCTGCTTATGTAAAAGCAAGCTGGCTTACGGCTATTGTTAATTCCGAAAAATATTGCAAATCAATTAATCCCGAAAAAGCAATTGAAATACTAGGAACAATGATAGGAGGATACAATGTAAATTCTTTGGTTGAAATACTTAAAGGAGAAAATAGTTTACTCGCAAAAAAAGCGGCAGAAGTTTTAAAAAATATTATTCTTGTTTACGACTCGGCTAATGAAATTTATGAATTATCTCAAAATAATATTTATGCAAAAGAAGTTGTAAATAGTTGGGCAAATGCAGAATGGTTCATAAATAAAAAAGTTCTGGAGAAAGAGATTACTTGTTTAGTATTTAAAGTTGACGGTGAGACAAATACAGACGACTTATCTCCAGCTGTACATGCAACAACACGCCCGGATATTCCAATGCATGCATTAGCTATGTTGGAATTTAAAAAACCTGATGGACTAAAGATTCTTGATAATTTAAAAAAACAAAATTTACCAATAGCTTATGTTGGAGATGTTGTTGGAACAGGGAGTTCTAGAAAATCTGCTATTAATTCACTCATTTGGCATATAGGAGAAGATATCGCTTTTGTTCCCAACAAAAAAACAGGTGGAATAATAATTGGCAGCAAAATAGCCCCAATTTTCTTCAATACTGCACAAGATTCAGGAGCTTTACCTATAGAAGCTGACGTATCTCAAATGAAAACAGGAGATGTTATTAAAATATATCCCTATAAAGGCATTATTAAAAAAATTGAAAAAAATTCAAATACTGAAGAATTAATAAGCAAATTCGAGTTGTATCCATCAACTCTTACTGATGAAATTCAAGCTGGCGGAAGAATTAATCTTATGATTGGAAGATCTCTTACGGACAAAATTAGAAACAAATTAGATTATCAACCAAGTGAAATATTTACTAGACCACAAAATCCAACCGAAAGTAGTGCCGGATTTACTCAAGCTCAAAAAATAGTAGGCAAAGCATGCGGTTTAGATGGGGTTAGGCCAGGAATGACCTGTGAGCCAATTATGACCACAGTTGGTAGTCAAGATACTACTGGGCCAATGACTAGAGATGAATTAAAAGAACTAGCTTGTTTAGGATTTACTGCAGATTTAGTGATGCAAAGTTTTTGTCATACAGCTGCATATCCTAAACCAGTAGATCTACTTACCCATAAAGAATTACCTGATTTTATATCTCAAAGAGGTGGAGTAGCTCTTAAGCCTGGAGACGGAATCATTCATAGCTGGCTTAACAGAATGCTTCTCCCTGATACTGTTGGCACAGGTGGAGATAGTCATACAAGATTTCCTCTTGGCATTTCATTTCCTGGAGGCTCAGGCATTGTTGCATTTGCCGCTGCAATAGGATCAATGCCATTAAATATGCCGGCGTCTGTGCTGGTTAAATTTAAGGGAGAATTATTACCAGGAATTACTCTTAGAGATTTAGTTAATGCAATCCCTCTCTTCGCAATTAAAAAAGGACTCTTAACTGTTGAGAAAGAAAATAAGAAAAATATATTCAACGGGAAAATTATGGAAATTGAGGGATTACCAAACCTAAAACTTGAACAAGCTTTTGAACTTACTGATGCTACTGCAGAACGCTCATGCGCTGGTAGCACAATACTTTTATCCCAAGAAACTGTTGAAGAATATTTAAAAAGCAATATTTGCCTGCTAGAAAAAATGATCGAGAGCAATTATGAAGATTCAAAATCGATTTCAAGAAGAATAAATGATATGAAAAATTGGTTAAAAAAGCCATCATTAATTCAACCAGATTCAAACGCTCAGTATGAAGAAATCATTGAAATTGATTTAGCAAAAGTAACACAACCTATAGTTGCTTGCCCTAATGATCCAGATAATGTAAAAGAAATAACTGATGTTGCAAATACAAATATTGACGAAGTTTTTATAGGTTCTTGCATGACAAATATTGGTCATTACAGGGCAGCTGCAAAAGTTCTTGAAGGAGTACAAAATTTAAAAGCTAAATTATGGATTTGTCCACCAACAAAGATGGATGAAGAAACTCTAAAAGCTGAAGGCTACTATAAAATATTCGAAAATTGTGGTGCAAGATTAGAGTTGCCAGGCTGTTCTTTATGTATGGGAAATCAAGCTAGAGTTGATGAAGGTTCTGTAGTATTTTCTACCAGTACAAGAAATTTTGATAATAGACTTGGCAAGAATGCGCAAGTATTTTTAGGGAGTGCAGAATTGGCAGCAGTTTGTGCACTGCTTGGAAAAATACCTGAAATAGAAGAATATCAGGATATTACTAAAAATAAAATTAATCCATATTCAGATGAACTTTATCGCTATCTTCAATTTGATGAAATACACGATTTCAGCTTGACAAAGTAATCATGGACAATGCCAAACTTTATAAAAGATAATATTCAAAAAACAAGTAATAATTCTTCTCGTAGCATCAAAAAATTATTAAAACAAAGATCTTTAGTCGTTGCATTTTCGCTTTTATTAACGGGTCTAGGAGCTTCGATTACAAGCATATCTTTTAAAACTGGAATCTATTTTATTAATAATTGGAGATTAGCATTATTAGACCAATTCCCATCTATTGCAGTCTTACCTATTTTTGGAGCTCTAGGAGGAGCTATTGCAGGATATTTGATCAAAAATATAGCGCCTGCTGCAAAAGGTTCAGGTGTGAGTCAAATCATGGGTTTCTTAAGACATAAAAAAGTTCCAATGAATTTAAAAGTAGGATTAGTAAAGCTCATATCAGGAATTATTGCGATTGGTAGTGGATTCCCTTTGGGTCCAGAGGGTCCATCAGTTCAAATGGGAGGATCCGTAGCTTGGCAAATGGCCAAGTGGCTCAAAGCTCCTACAGCTTTCAGAAGAGTAATAGTAGCAGCAGGTGGTGGTGCTGGAATAGCTGCAGTATTTAGCGCTCCATTAGGAGGTTTTATCTATGCAATAGAGGAGTTATTAAACTCTGCTAGACCAGTAATTTTATTATTAGTATTAATTACAACTTTTATTGCAGATTCATCTGCTGATATTATTCAAGCCTTGGGTTTAGATCCTAAAGCAGGAGGCTTTGATTTTAACCTCGGATTTTTGATTCAAAGAGAATATGACCCATCAGTTTTTTTCTTACCTGTAGATTTTATTTACTTAGTTTTACTAGGAATAATTATTGGGATATTTGCAGAATTGTACAGCAGATATGTTTTGTTAATGCAAAATCTTGGGAAAAAGTGGTATAAAAATAAATTTGTTTTAAAAATGAGTATCTGTGGACTTATTTTAGGAAGTATCTACTCTTTTTTACCCAGTACATTTCATAATTTAGATGAATTACAGAAAATAATAGCTGAACAAAATACAAGTATTGGAATTGCTTTATTAGCAGTTTTAGTACTATTTATCACAACAGGTTTAGCTGCAGCATCCGGAGCTCCTGGAGGATTATTCTATCCAATGCTTACTTTAGGAGGGTCAATCGGACTAATAATGGGGAGCTGGGTGGAAATTGCTACAGGACATGCACCAAGTACATACATTTTTGCGGGAATGGGAGCTTTCGTAGCAGGATGTTCGCGAACGCCAATAACAGCAATGTTTTTAGCTTTTGCTTTAACAAAAAATTTATTAATAATGAAACCTGTGTTAATCAGCTGCATTGCCAGTTTCTTGATAGCAAGAGCTTTTAATGAAGAATCAATTTATGAAAGACAAATACAAATAGAATTAGAAGACTAAGAAACTATCTTCAATCAAAAACAGCAGTTTTGCTGTTATAGACAAATACTTGATGATTTAGATGTAATCTAACTGCTCTTGCTAAAGCTATTCTTTCAATATCTCTTCCTTTTCTAATCAAATCATCAACTTCATCCCTATGACTTACATTAACTGTACATTGCTCTATTATCGGGCCTTCATCAAGATCTTCAGTAACATAGTGAGCAGTAGCACCGATTAATTTAACACCTCTCTTCCATGCTCTATGATATGGTTGCCCGCCCTTAAATGCAGGTAAGAAAGAATGATGAATATTTATTATCGAAGAAAACTTTTTTAAAAAAGAGTCACTCAAAATTTGCATATATTTGGCTAATACAACAAGTTCAATGTCATATTTTTTTAGTAAATTTAAAAATTGATCTTCAACAATAGTTTTTTCAGTTTTAAAGGTATCAAAATGGACAAATTTTGCATTAAAGTCATTTGCAATATTTTCAAGATAAGAATGATTTGAAATTATTAAAGGAACTTTCATTTTGAGTTCTCCATTTCTTACTCGCCAAAGTAAATCAATCAAACAATGATTTTGTTTACTTACAAAAATCGCAACATTTGGGATTTCATCAGAATAATTTACGTTAAATTGTCCATTTACTTCATCTGCAATTTTTTCAAATTCTTTATAAATTTCATCCCTATTAAAAGATTCATTGTTAATATTCCATTCAATTCGACTAAGAAACAAACCTGCATCTTGATCTGTATGATGATCAGAATGTTTTATGTTGCCACCGTAATTTGAAATCCAACTTGTAAGTAAACTTACAAGGCCAGGACGATCGGGACAAACAATTTGGAATATAATTGATGGATGTTCCAAAAAATCTTTAACTAATTAGTCAAATAAGCAAGTATTTCTAA
The genomic region above belongs to Prochlorococcus marinus XMU1405 and contains:
- the acnB gene encoding bifunctional aconitate hydratase 2/2-methylisocitrate dehydratase, coding for MKNLETLLKDYADHVAERTAKGIPPLPLNAEQTNCITKLLEQDSTYDSSYLLDLLINRVPPGVDEAAYVKASWLTAIVNSEKYCKSINPEKAIEILGTMIGGYNVNSLVEILKGENSLLAKKAAEVLKNIILVYDSANEIYELSQNNIYAKEVVNSWANAEWFINKKVLEKEITCLVFKVDGETNTDDLSPAVHATTRPDIPMHALAMLEFKKPDGLKILDNLKKQNLPIAYVGDVVGTGSSRKSAINSLIWHIGEDIAFVPNKKTGGIIIGSKIAPIFFNTAQDSGALPIEADVSQMKTGDVIKIYPYKGIIKKIEKNSNTEELISKFELYPSTLTDEIQAGGRINLMIGRSLTDKIRNKLDYQPSEIFTRPQNPTESSAGFTQAQKIVGKACGLDGVRPGMTCEPIMTTVGSQDTTGPMTRDELKELACLGFTADLVMQSFCHTAAYPKPVDLLTHKELPDFISQRGGVALKPGDGIIHSWLNRMLLPDTVGTGGDSHTRFPLGISFPGGSGIVAFAAAIGSMPLNMPASVLVKFKGELLPGITLRDLVNAIPLFAIKKGLLTVEKENKKNIFNGKIMEIEGLPNLKLEQAFELTDATAERSCAGSTILLSQETVEEYLKSNICLLEKMIESNYEDSKSISRRINDMKNWLKKPSLIQPDSNAQYEEIIEIDLAKVTQPIVACPNDPDNVKEITDVANTNIDEVFIGSCMTNIGHYRAAAKVLEGVQNLKAKLWICPPTKMDEETLKAEGYYKIFENCGARLELPGCSLCMGNQARVDEGSVVFSTSTRNFDNRLGKNAQVFLGSAELAAVCALLGKIPEIEEYQDITKNKINPYSDELYRYLQFDEIHDFSLTK
- the purU gene encoding formyltetrahydrofolate deformylase; this translates as MEHPSIIFQIVCPDRPGLVSLLTSWISNYGGNIKHSDHHTDQDAGLFLSRIEWNINNESFNRDEIYKEFEKIADEVNGQFNVNYSDEIPNVAIFVSKQNHCLIDLLWRVRNGELKMKVPLIISNHSYLENIANDFNAKFVHFDTFKTEKTIVEDQFLNLLKKYDIELVVLAKYMQILSDSFLKKFSSIINIHHSFLPAFKGGQPYHRAWKRGVKLIGATAHYVTEDLDEGPIIEQCTVNVSHRDEVDDLIRKGRDIERIALARAVRLHLNHQVFVYNSKTAVFD
- a CDS encoding RpoD/SigA family RNA polymerase sigma factor translates to MGIPLESAKSSSDNNFDEPRLPNTAGKPRKSKSSLTAKQSQKKSGRLASDSIGYYLSSIGRVPLLTPAEEIELAHHVQNMKKLLQIPETDRTQRNLYQIKIGKRARDRMMAANLRLVVSVAKKYQNQGLELLDLVQEGAIGLERAVDKFDPAMGYKFSTYAYWWIRQGMTRAIDNSARTIRLPIHISEKLSKMRRVSRELSHKFGRQPTRLEMAIEMGIDQKDLEDLISQSAPCASLDAHARGEEDRSTLGELIPDPNCEEPMEGMDRTIQKEHLGTWLSQLNEREQKIMKLRFGLDGEEPLTLAEIGRQINVSRERVRQLEAKAILKLRVMTTHQKAA
- a CDS encoding MFS transporter, which produces MKESLLKPNKKFTLLSAFITLLNDRLSESILLPILPSFVLLFDSKASTYGLLSCTYQLAQFTASPFIGLMSDRYGRRPVTLFCITGSVIGISILSFTVLFNWSNSIATIPLFLLFLARLIDGLSGGTAATATTILADISSPEKRAKTFGLIGVAFGLSFFLGNIFVVIFARNTNNNFIIPVLIASIIPIINFLLVFFYLPETKPNSEINKSTTALKNPLKALFTVFKEEKIKKLSLAFFIYFIAFTGLTNILIFFLQESLNWTTKASSGTLVVVGIIAIIVQGGLIGPLVKQFGEMRLTLIGSGFILVACALLITAPKENATINIYSAVSFLAVGAGLITPTLRALISKKLDVDKQGSILSNLQGLQSLGGVLGIAMAGRVYDSFGPKSPFIAGSIILLFMIYLIAEGKNNNSFSNQNSKVS
- a CDS encoding 3-deoxy-7-phosphoheptulonate synthase, with the protein product MTTSSNNSALEKTSDLHVLETRPLIPPSRLHNDIPLDHDSANTVSKTRRSIQNILHHNDQKLLVIVGPCSIHDLEAAKEYSKYIQKFREMYKDKLEIIMRVYFEKPRTTIGWKGLINDPHLDDSYDINTGLRRARSLLSYLATRDIPSATELLDPIVPQYIADLISWTAIGARTTESQTHREMASGLSMPIGFKNGTDGSFTTAINAMQSASKSHHFLGVNENGMASIVNTTGNPDGHIVLRGGSKGPNFESDHVQRISAELRQCNLPHKVMIDCSHGNSNKDFRKQSEVLKNVASQISNGEKNILGVMLESHLEEGNQKLLKKEDLQFGRSITDACIDIETTKELIAILYDSLS
- a CDS encoding ClC family H(+)/Cl(-) exchange transporter yields the protein MPNFIKDNIQKTSNNSSRSIKKLLKQRSLVVAFSLLLTGLGASITSISFKTGIYFINNWRLALLDQFPSIAVLPIFGALGGAIAGYLIKNIAPAAKGSGVSQIMGFLRHKKVPMNLKVGLVKLISGIIAIGSGFPLGPEGPSVQMGGSVAWQMAKWLKAPTAFRRVIVAAGGGAGIAAVFSAPLGGFIYAIEELLNSARPVILLLVLITTFIADSSADIIQALGLDPKAGGFDFNLGFLIQREYDPSVFFLPVDFIYLVLLGIIIGIFAELYSRYVLLMQNLGKKWYKNKFVLKMSICGLILGSIYSFLPSTFHNLDELQKIIAEQNTSIGIALLAVLVLFITTGLAAASGAPGGLFYPMLTLGGSIGLIMGSWVEIATGHAPSTYIFAGMGAFVAGCSRTPITAMFLAFALTKNLLIMKPVLISCIASFLIARAFNEESIYERQIQIELED
- a CDS encoding diacylglycerol/polyprenol kinase family protein, yielding MIKFTVILLYLFSIFLISIVFKKYNEDSREIVRKIIHIGIGPLIPIAQFLKINQNSALIFTGIVSLMVFINYNYKLFPTIEDVERKSYGTLFYCLSLFILIYLFWDKDPYALISGFFIMTFGDGLAGLIGKSFNSKSWIFFKQKKSLYGTITMFLTSLIVVCSIGYSQQNSLNLNYFTIAFIATLLEQFSLLGIDNFIVPISSALFFNFFITS
- the ppk1 gene encoding polyphosphate kinase 1, whose protein sequence is MKSQVDVFINRELSWIEFNKRVLLTGMEKEYKILDKVKFCSIFSNNLDEFFMVRVASLKAQVEAEITKKSIDGLTPKEQLKKINNEIKKLTILQENYVNNELKNELKEKGVILKKYKDLSENQRNWCNNFFTTSIFPLLTPLVVDPAHPFPFISNLSLNLAALIKDEEDSKNQFVRVKIPTKNIPRFIRIPNEITQLSDESFYYFISVEDLIGNNINTLFNGMECINYSFFRVTRDADLELKELEADDLLLAVEQSLQKRRLGGDVVRLEVESDMPENILKLLIESISIQKEYIYFCKSLLGLDDLNQLTKIDRDDLKENLLIGKTHPELKHLDLPSNKNLNSIFKILRKKNILLHHPYDLFKTSVEEFINKAADDPLVMAIKITLYRVSQDSPIIAALMRAAENGKEVMTLVELKARFDEDNNIQWAKQLEQAGIHVVYGIIGFKTHTKIALIVRKEKGRLRNYFHIGTGNYNSNTSKFYTDLGLLSTDPDIASDLLELFNYLSGFSKQKSYQKLLVSPSSMREKFIFLIKREIKNAEEGKKAEIVAKMNSLVDPEIIKLLYLASESGVKISLIIRGICCLYPQRKNLSENIKVISIIGHFLEHSRIFWFCNNGDNQVFIGSADWMRRNLDRRIEAVTPIEDYELKSKIYRLLQTYIKDNYFSWIMKDDGSYSKNELDSSHNRSQIDLIEK